A stretch of Cicer arietinum cultivar CDC Frontier isolate Library 1 chromosome 5, Cicar.CDCFrontier_v2.0, whole genome shotgun sequence DNA encodes these proteins:
- the LOC101499697 gene encoding F-box/FBD/LRR-repeat protein At3g26920-like, with the protein MYQPGGGGGIHDLSLLFELNNNAKLPSFALNSKTLTILNLKNVLILDPPSRVVDLPSLKVLHMEYVAFSFSDYERKLLPGCPNLQDLRTKDLTREFSPLNNILMFNNLTHMELILDFKPECARWHRRWLRDLLIKCPNLQTLIMDKVVSMEREFNCKYWKDLKTVPECLLSHLTTCSLRNYTHTKSELQFAKYVMQNSRVLNTMEIHCANFIDTYTKLQMLMELSLCPRISATFATVTKGKISTLVREVIGNAMNEV; encoded by the exons ATGTACCAAccaggaggaggaggaggaatTCACGATCTCAGCCTCCTATTTGAATTAAACAATAATGCGAAATTGCCTAGTTTCGCTCTAAATTCGAAAACCCTAACTATTCTGAACTTGAAGAACGTTTTGATCCTGGATCCACCTTCACGTGTTGTTGATCTTCCTTCGCTCAAAGTACTTCACATGGAATATGTGGCTTTTTCTTTTAGTGATTATGAGAGGAAACTTCTACCTGGCTGTCCCAATCTACAGGATTTGAGAACAAAGGATTTAACC AGGGAGTTTTCGCCATTGAATAACATTCTCATGTTTAACAATTTAACCCACATGGAGCTTATCTTGGACTTTAAACCTGAATGCGCCAGGTGGCACAGGAGATGGCTTAGAGATCTGCTTATAAAATGCCCCAACCTTCAAACTCTTATAATGGATAAGGTG GTTTCTATGGAGAGGGAATTCAATTGCAAATATTGGAAGGACCTAAAAACTGTTCCGGAATGCCTTTTATCTCATCTTACTACATGCTCACTTAGAAattacacacacacaaaaagtgAGCTTCAATTTGCAAAATATGTAATGCAGAATTCAAGAGTACTGAACACCATGGAAATTCATTGTGCTAACTTCATAGATACATATACAAAGCTCCAAATGTTAATGGAATTATCTTTGTGTCCAAGGATTTCAGCTACAT TTGCTACTGTCACCAAGGGAAAAATATCTACTTTAGTGAGAGAGGTAATTGGAAATGCAATGAATGAAGTGTGA
- the LOC101506641 gene encoding uncharacterized protein yields the protein MVGGGSRRDDGSLVISNTNVFAALDTLKKKKKSDKERKSKGSSNSKSVKLESESESQVFWAPAPLNATSWADVDDDDDYYATTAPPQAVWSVSDSQTSKDKQEIFEDTESEDDILDEGDEEEEEQDHEPEPEHTVKPEPEDKKHAEVPVAPKEAERQLSKKERKKKELEELEALLADFGVTQKESNDGQGQHESQGTPQDKKGVEADGDGEKKEIPAESKTAKKKKKKDKASKEAKESNGQTNSSETNNEPDLASGTENADEDSSVVDVKERLKKVASMKKKKSNKEMDAAARAAAQEAAARNARLAAAKKKEKNHYNQQPVR from the exons ATGGTTGGGGGTGGAAGCAGAAGGGACGACGGTTCATTGGTAATTAGCAACACGAACGTTTTTGCGGCGCTTGATActctgaagaagaagaagaaatcgGATAAGGAACGAAAGAGTAAGGGTTCATCCAATTCCAAATCGGTGAAATTGGAATCTGAATCAGAATCTCAGGTGTTTTGGGCTCCGGCACCATTGAACGCGACTTCGTGGGCCGATGTGGATGACGATGATGATTATTATGCCACCACTGCACCGCCTCAAGCTGTTTGGAGTGTTTCTGATTCTCAAACCAGTAAGGACAAACAAGAGATTTTTGAG GATACAGAGAGTGAGGATGATATTTTAGATGAAGGGGATGAGGAGGAGGAAGAGCAAGATCATGAACCGGAACCAGAGCACACTGTGAAACCTGAACCTGAGGATAAGAAGCATGCTGAAGTTCCTGTAGCACCAAAGGAGGCAGAACGACAGCTGTCCAAAAAGGAAAGGAAGAAAAAGGAACTTGAAGAGCTTGAGGCTCTTTTAGCTGATTTTGGAGTCACACAAAAAGAAAGTAATGATGGGCAAGGTCAACACGAGTCACAAG GAACACCTCAGGATAAGAAAGGTGTTGAAGCTGATGGAGATGGGGAAAAGAAAGAAATCCCTGCAGAGTCAAAGACTgccaagaagaagaaaaagaaggataaAGCTTCCAAGGAGGCGAAGGAATCTAATGGTCAGACCAACAGCTCAGAAACAAACAACGAGCCTGATTTGGCCTCTGGCACTGAAAATGCAGATGAGGATTCATCTGTTGTTGATGTGAAAGAGCGTCTTAAGAAAGTTGCTTctatgaagaagaagaaatctaaTAAAGAAATGGATGCTGCTGCTAGAGCTGCTGCACAAGAGGCTGCCGCAAGGAACGCAAGGCTTGCTGCAGCcaagaaaaaagagaagaacCATTATAACCAACAACCTGTGCGGTAA